Proteins encoded together in one Paracidovorax wautersii window:
- the purU gene encoding formyltetrahydrofolate deformylase, with the protein MTQAYILTLSCPDRLGLVHAVSGFLLEQGGNIEEAAQYNDHATGLFFMRLQFACSTLDQSTLRERLAAFAEPHQMRWHLHAANAPVKTVIMVSREGHCLNDLLFRWKSGLLPVHIAAIISNHRDFYQLAASYNVPFHHIPVTKDNKAQAEARQFEIIEQEGAELVVLARYMQVLSDDLCRKLEGRAINIHHSFLPSFKGAKPYYQAHDRGVKLIGATAHYVTADLDEGPIIEQDVARADHTDTVEDLTARGRDTESQVLARAVKWHTEHRVLLNGHKTVVFR; encoded by the coding sequence ATGACCCAAGCCTACATTCTCACCCTGTCCTGCCCCGACCGCCTGGGGCTGGTGCACGCCGTCTCGGGATTCCTGCTGGAACAGGGCGGCAACATCGAAGAGGCCGCCCAATACAACGACCACGCGACCGGCCTGTTCTTCATGCGCCTGCAGTTCGCGTGCAGCACCCTCGACCAGTCCACGCTGCGCGAGCGCCTGGCGGCCTTTGCCGAGCCGCACCAGATGCGCTGGCATCTGCACGCCGCCAACGCGCCGGTCAAGACCGTCATCATGGTCAGCCGCGAAGGCCACTGCCTGAACGATCTGCTGTTCCGCTGGAAGTCGGGCCTGCTGCCGGTGCATATTGCCGCCATCATCAGCAATCACCGCGACTTCTACCAGCTGGCCGCCAGCTACAACGTGCCGTTCCATCACATTCCCGTGACAAAGGACAACAAGGCGCAGGCCGAGGCGCGGCAGTTCGAAATCATCGAACAGGAAGGCGCCGAGCTGGTCGTGCTGGCGCGCTACATGCAGGTGCTGTCGGACGACCTGTGCCGCAAGCTCGAAGGCCGGGCGATCAACATCCACCACAGCTTCCTGCCCAGCTTCAAGGGCGCCAAGCCCTACTACCAGGCCCATGACCGCGGCGTGAAGCTCATCGGCGCCACCGCCCACTACGTGACGGCCGACCTGGACGAAGGCCCGATCATCGAGCAGGACGTGGCCCGCGCCGACCACACCGACACGGTGGAAGACCTCACGGCCCGCGGCCGCGACACCGAGAGCCAGGTGCTGGCCCGCGCGGTGAAGTGGCACACCGAGCACCGCGTGCTGCTCAACGGCCACAAGACGGTCGTGTTCCGCTGA
- a CDS encoding ABC transporter permease → MAGAARRWAGRIGWPLLGFGIALGLWALGARQLSDVAAIRDAFSPQAGLAAWWRLLADGSLWHHIAISLQRIFIALGVALAVGVPLGVLLGMSPLFARISGTVFQFLRMVSPLSWMPLAVMALGVGEAPVVFLLAFAAVWPVMLNTAAGVAALDPAWLRLAASLSATRWEVVTRVVLPGIVTHVLTGFRLAVGIGWIVLVPAEMLGVSAGLGYFILDTRDRLAYDELTAGILTIGVLGFWLDALARFASRRWTHARG, encoded by the coding sequence ATGGCCGGCGCGGCACGACGATGGGCCGGCCGCATCGGCTGGCCGCTGCTGGGCTTCGGCATCGCGCTCGGGCTGTGGGCGCTGGGCGCGCGCCAGCTGTCGGACGTGGCGGCCATCCGCGACGCGTTCTCGCCGCAGGCGGGGCTGGCGGCGTGGTGGCGGCTGCTGGCGGACGGCAGCCTGTGGCACCACATCGCCATCAGCCTGCAGCGCATCTTCATTGCGCTGGGCGTGGCCCTGGCGGTGGGCGTGCCGCTGGGCGTGCTGCTCGGCATGTCGCCGCTGTTCGCGCGCATCAGCGGCACGGTGTTCCAGTTTCTGCGCATGGTGTCCCCGCTGTCGTGGATGCCGCTGGCCGTGATGGCGCTGGGCGTGGGCGAGGCACCGGTGGTCTTCCTGCTCGCCTTCGCCGCCGTCTGGCCGGTGATGCTGAACACCGCCGCCGGTGTCGCCGCGCTGGATCCGGCCTGGCTGCGGCTGGCGGCCAGCCTGTCGGCCACGCGCTGGGAGGTGGTCACGCGCGTGGTGCTGCCGGGCATCGTCACGCACGTGCTCACGGGCTTTCGCCTCGCCGTGGGCATCGGCTGGATCGTGCTGGTGCCGGCCGAGATGCTGGGCGTGTCTGCCGGCCTGGGCTATTTCATCCTGGACACGCGCGATCGCCTGGCCTACGACGAGCTGACGGCGGGCATTCTCACCATCGGCGTGCTGGGCTTCTGGCTGGATGCGCTGGCGCGCTTCGCCAGCCGGCGCTGGACGCACGCCCGTGGCTGA
- a CDS encoding ABC transporter substrate-binding protein — MSHHRSPESLNYQHLCASSQCDCGITRRDWLRIAALSGAAATPLLRAGDARAQSFKGDDVPVRIGYLPITDATPLLVAHGRQLFEAEGLRTEKPRLFRSWAQIVEAFIAGQVNVVHLLSPTTLWVRYGSKFPAKVVAWNHVNGSALTVANEINAVGDLGGKTVAIPFWYSIHNIVLQQILRAEGLTPVSKPRSAALGAKEVNLVVLAPAEMVSALAAKSVAGYIVAEPFNAAAENLKIGKVLRFIGDVWKNHACCLVTLAERDVAERPEWAQRVTNALVKAQLWTRNNQLDTAKLLASTGEGKYTPHGLPVLSKVLAASDYAGYEQAGVVKHKGWYQRRIDFQPYPYPSYTEELVRALRATQVEGDAAFLQQLDPAFAARDLVDDRFVKAALAQVGGLAAFGAPAAFTRTETIAV; from the coding sequence ATGTCCCACCACCGCTCCCCTGAATCGCTGAACTACCAGCACCTCTGCGCCTCCAGCCAGTGCGACTGCGGCATCACGCGGCGCGACTGGCTGCGCATCGCCGCGCTGAGCGGCGCCGCCGCCACGCCGCTGCTGCGTGCGGGCGACGCGCGGGCCCAGTCCTTCAAGGGCGACGATGTGCCCGTGCGCATCGGCTACCTGCCCATCACCGACGCCACGCCGCTGCTGGTGGCGCACGGCCGTCAGCTGTTCGAGGCCGAGGGCCTGCGCACCGAGAAGCCGCGCCTGTTCCGCTCGTGGGCGCAGATCGTCGAGGCCTTCATCGCCGGCCAGGTGAACGTGGTGCACCTGCTGTCGCCCACCACGCTGTGGGTGCGCTACGGCTCGAAGTTTCCGGCCAAGGTGGTGGCGTGGAACCACGTCAACGGCTCGGCCCTCACGGTGGCCAACGAGATCAACGCCGTGGGCGACCTGGGCGGCAAGACCGTGGCGATCCCGTTCTGGTACTCCATCCACAACATCGTGCTGCAGCAGATCCTGCGCGCCGAAGGGCTCACGCCCGTGTCCAAGCCGCGCAGCGCAGCGCTGGGCGCCAAGGAGGTGAACCTGGTGGTGCTGGCACCGGCCGAGATGGTGTCGGCGCTGGCGGCCAAGTCGGTGGCCGGCTACATCGTGGCCGAGCCCTTCAACGCCGCGGCCGAGAACCTCAAGATCGGCAAGGTGCTGCGCTTCATCGGCGACGTGTGGAAGAACCACGCCTGCTGCCTGGTGACGCTGGCCGAACGCGATGTGGCCGAGCGCCCCGAGTGGGCCCAGCGCGTGACCAATGCCCTCGTCAAGGCCCAGCTGTGGACGCGCAACAACCAGCTCGACACCGCCAAGCTGCTGGCCAGCACGGGCGAGGGCAAGTACACGCCGCACGGCCTGCCCGTGCTGTCCAAGGTGCTGGCCGCGTCGGACTACGCGGGCTACGAGCAGGCCGGCGTGGTCAAGCACAAGGGCTGGTACCAGCGGCGCATCGACTTCCAGCCCTACCCGTACCCTTCGTACACCGAGGAACTGGTGCGTGCGCTGCGCGCCACCCAGGTCGAAGGCGACGCCGCCTTCCTGCAGCAGCTCGATCCGGCCTTCGCCGCGCGCGACCTGGTGGACGACCGCTTCGTGAAGGCCGCGCTGGCGCAGGTGGGCGGGCTGGCCGCGTTCGGCGCGCCGGCCGCGTTCACCCGCACCGAGACCATCGCCGTCTGA